In Planococcus citri chromosome 4, ihPlaCitr1.1, whole genome shotgun sequence, the genomic window CATGGCTGCCGATCCGTTGAGAGGTGCGTAGGTGATCTTATACTGTTTAGAAAGATCATCTAAAGATTCGATCGGAGTATCTAATCTTGAAACGGTTAAAAATGCAGCTAAATTGGCAGTATACGATGCAATAATAATGAATCCAAATAACCACCATGTTGCGGCAACCAATCGCCCGGATAAGTTTTTTGGTGCTTCTCCACCTCCCTATATGTAATTCGTAACGTTTAAAACaatatttcacaaaatataatTACGAATAGAATACCTATGAAGCGTAACCTGGGGGGTTAGAGAAGTCATACAGAACCATAGACATTCTTTCAGATTGAATTCTCGTTTTTCTTCGTCGTCtttatatttttctcgattgtttTGATAACTGTATGGACTCCAGCGATCGAAGATCCACATAAGAAAGCttcaaaatggaataatttagtgtaatttttgtatcAGGACATTATAGATAAGTCTATCCTATACTTGATTcgtttttaggtacctattatttaaaattacctcGTAAAAAAATATGCTGCCAATATACACAACCAAACTTCGTTTTCCAAAACAGTCAAGAATTTGAAAAGCGAAGTAGGAGTACTCGGTTTCTTCATTAAAATCGTAATACCAACTAAATCGTAATAAGGTACAGTGAAGTCGACGACATTCTCTCGTTCAGCCATCACAGATAATGATCCAAGTCCTATATCAGCTCTCTAGAGATTAATGAAATCATAATGAAGtaatttcaaatcataaattaacAAATATTCCTGTCACCTTTTCGATTAGTTCTTTAATCATTCCATTCCATTGTCCATTATCATCCATGTTACCAAATTTATTATCCGGTGCTACGTAAATTTCGTACTCGAATCCgactaattttttaatttcttcgatCAAATCGACGCAATATCCTTCGAATCGTTCGGCGTTATTTTCATCGACTACTCTCATCATGAAAGGATGTtgctaaaaatgaagaaaaatcttcATGAATGATATCATATAGGTACTACGAAAGAGTTGATAGGATATAATGTCCTTACCAGTACTGTTACAACTCTATAAATTGTAACCGCAGACAAATTTGCTAAACTGGCCACATCTTTTACTAAAATAGGCGAATTCAAACTTGCTTTCCAAGAGCCTATGGATTCAGAACTTACAGATTGACTGTTCAGGATTGAAACCTTTTCCAATTTCATGGTGAATTCTTCGTAACTGTGGCCATTCGTTTCGATTAAGAAGTTTCCGTACGATGGAGGCTCGTTtacctaatttgaaataaaaaaaaaaatgaaaaaaaaaaaggaaaagtcaGATAGGAAGTAGAAtggtgttttatttttagtgaaacGAAAAATCGAACCTGTCTTAGGTGTTTTCTCAGATCGAAACTTTTCCGGAAAGGTTGATTTTCTTCTTTATATTCGTTGCAAGTAATGTAAGAGAAATTCTTAGGCCATTCGTTGGCTTCAACCATAGATCTAATAACAAAATAAATATCCCACACGATTTAATACTTTAATATAGGTACAACAACGCAGTTGTTGAATAAGATACAATTTCGCTATAAACGAACTTGACTGCGAGAAGTccacgaaaaataaaatcaaaataaaacgcTGCCATAATTTCAGGTTCAGAAGTAAGTGTGTAAGtagttttcaaattcgaaagTCTTTCTCGACTCATCGGATCTGGTTCTGGTTTGACAAATAATACGCTTGCATTAGAGCAACTACATCTCAACGCTCCTTTatcctgaaaaattattttgcaacgATCTTAATTATAACTAAAGTAGAAATTCTCTATTAtaaacaaaatacctacttgggTGATAACATGCCATGCGAATTTCCGTCCGAAAAATTTGTTGACGTTGGCATTATCTAGTAAAGTTTTTACTGTACTCAATCTTCCCAGCACGAAGTAATTAACTATATCCAAATCGCGAAATCTGGTTAGTTGCCTTTGAATACTGCGGACGTCCTCGATTTGAGCTATAATGTGTCGGGTAGGTATATTCTGAAGCAATGATTTGTATTTGTGATCCATAACTGAAATTATAGAAAGAATTAAACACAGATAGAGTTACCTATATCTTACTTCTAAAGATGACTGAAAATAACTTCCATCATCTTACCAAAAGAGTCGTCGAACAAGATTCCAGCATCTGTAATATTTTGAGCAACTATAATGCTTCTGATCACTTCTGGAATGATATCCGCAGGAGGACTTATCTGTATCAAGTACTTCTGCTGTTCTCCGTCCAAGTTACGCCACTGCCTAAAATTCATAACGTTCAATATTACCTATCAATTTAAAAAgattataatatattttttcatcgaagtCGACCGAGAATGAATGTTTTTACGACCTGATATCACCATCTTGTCCATATGATGCTGAGATGGTAGGCAAAGCTAAAGCAGCTGCGAATGTTTTCACCGATTCTGAGGCTATTCCAGTTTGAGTGGTGTCTAGTACGATGTGAGGAGGTTTCCCATCTTTTATCGAATTATTATATTGAACACACACTGCAAAAATAATACATTAATGTCGTGTTTTTGAGTAAACAGATCTACGAGAGTCTTGACacgagtaattttattttttaccaacatGTTTCGAGTATAGCTTGGGCATCATTTCCGCTGACGTCAGCTTTGTAAATACCATCAACGTGAATTCCAATCCGTGGATTTCGCCGCAAATAATTTAGTACTACTTC contains:
- the Ir25a gene encoding ionotropic receptor 25a; translation: MFFMRASSYAFFALNIYFIVPETSSQNVFTVNMLLVNEYKNLVASKSAEVVLNYLRRNPRIGIHVDGIYKADVSGNDAQAILETLCVQYNNSIKDGKPPHIVLDTTQTGIASESVKTFAAALALPTISASYGQDGDIRQWRNLDGEQQKYLIQISPPADIIPEVIRSIIVAQNITDAGILFDDSFVMDHKYKSLLQNIPTRHIIAQIEDVRSIQRQLTRFRDLDIVNYFVLGRLSTVKTLLDNANVNKFFGRKFAWHVITQDKGALRCSCSNASVLFVKPEPDPMSRERLSNLKTTYTLTSEPEIMAAFYFDFIFRGLLAVKSMVEANEWPKNFSYITCNEYKEENQPFRKSFDLRKHLRQVNEPPSYGNFLIETNGHSYEEFTMKLEKVSILNSQSVSSESIGSWKASLNSPILVKDVASLANLSAVTIYRVVTVLQHPFMMRVVDENNAERFEGYCVDLIEEIKKLVGFEYEIYVAPDNKFGNMDDNGQWNGMIKELIEKRADIGLGSLSVMAERENVVDFTVPYYDLVGITILMKKPSTPTSLFKFLTVLENEVWLCILAAYFFTSFLMWIFDRWSPYSYQNNREKYKDDEEKREFNLKECLWFCMTSLTPQGGGEAPKNLSGRLVAATWWLFGFIIIASYTANLAAFLTVSRLDTPIESLDDLSKQYKITYAPLNGSAAMTYFERMAEIEAKFYEIWKDMSLNDSLNEVERAKLAVWDYPVSDKYTKMWQAMKEAQLPVTMDEALKRVRDSKTSSDGFAYLGDATDIRYQVMINCDLQMVGDEFSRKPYAIAVQQGSPLKDQFNNAILLLLNKRKLEKLKEKWWNLNPARKECEKQDNQSDGISIHNIGGVFIVIFVGIGLACITLAFEYWFYKYKHNPRMAMFTRKISTQNSVIDKIHPSSLADFTTFKAKSSRRSQGFHQTENLAIINRNNW